CGTGCTCGCGCGCAAGAGCGGCACGCCGCGGACCACTGCACAATCATGCAGTCGCCGCCGACGGCACCCCCCGCCGGGGCGGTCAGCCTGGACGCATGACCCACGCGACCCTCGCGCAGCCCGCGCACGCCCTGCCCGCCGCACGTGTCGAGCCGTCAGGCACAGCGGTACCAGGCACAGAGCCGTCAGGCACCGGCGACGGTGCCGTTCCCGTGGTGGACATCTCCGCCGTCGGTGCCGGTGCCACCCCCGTCCAGCAGGCGATGCGGCTGGCCCGCCGGCACGGCCCGGTCTTCCGGCGCAGGCTCAACGGCCTCGACACCCTCTTCGTCAGCTCGCTCGACCTGGTCACCGAGCTCGCCGACGAGGAACGCTTCAGCAAATACGTCGGCCCGGCCCTGGAGAACGTCCGCGAGTTCGCCGCCGACGGACTGTTCACCGCGTACAACGACGAGCCCAACTGGGGCAAGGCCCACGACATCCTGATGCCCGCCTTCGCCCTCGGGTCGATGCGCGCCTACCACCCGGCCATGCTGCGGGTCGCCCGCCGCCTCATCTCCTCCTGGGACGCCCGGCTCGGCCGGGGCACGCCCGTCGACGTCCCCGAGGACATGACCCGGATGACGCTCGACACCATCGGCCTCGCCGGGTTCGGCTACGACTTCGAGTCGTTCGCCCGCGAGGAGCCGCACCCCTTCGTCGGCGCCATGGTGCGCTGCCTGGACTGGAGCATGAACGCCCTCGGGCGCGCACCCGGCGGCGACCACAGCGCCGAGGACGAGGCGTTCCGGTCGGACGCCGCCTTCCTCGCCACGGTCGTCGACGACGTCATCAGTGCCCGTACGGCCGCCGGGGACGACCGCACCGACGACCTCCTCGGCCTCATGCTCGGCGCCCCGCACCCGGTGGACGGCACCACCCTCGACCTCGCCAACATCCGCAACCAGGTCATCACCTTCCTCATCGCCGGCCACGAGACCACCTCCGGGGCGCTGTCCTTCGCGCTCCACCACCTCCTGAAGGACCCCGTCGCGCTGCGGCTCGCCCAGCGGGAGACGGACGAACTGTGGGGCGATACCGAGGACCCGGAGCCGACGTTCGAGGACGTCGGGCGGCTGCGCTGGACCCGGCAGGTGCTCAGCGAGGCGCTGCGACTGTGGCCCACCGCCGCCGCCTTCAGCCGCCAGGCCCGCGAGGACACCTTCCTCGGCGGCCGCTACCCGCTGCGCGCGGGGCAGGGCGTCACCGTCCTCACGCCGCTGCTCCACCGGGACGCCGTCTGGGGCGACAACCCCGAGCTGTTCGACCCCACCCGCTTCGCCCCCGAGGCGGAGGCGGCCCGCTCCCCGCACGCGTACAAGCCCTTCGGTACGGGCGAACGCGCTTGCATCGGGCGGCAGTTCGCCCTGCACGAGGCCACCATGCTGCTCGGGCTGCTGGTGCACCGCTACCGCTTCATCGACCACACCGGCTACCGGCTGCGGATCAAGGAGACACTGACCCTCAAGCCGGACGGCTTCACCCTCACCCTCGCCCGCCGCACCCCCGCCGACCGGGCCGGGGTCCGCGCCGCCCTGCCCGGCCGCGCCGCCCCCGCCGTGCGCACGGACCCCGGTGACGGCGACGAACGGCCCACCCGCGCCCGCCAGGGCACCGGACTGCTCGTCCTGCACGGCAGCAACTACGGCACCTGCCGCGACTTCGCCCGCAACCTCGCCGACGAGGCCGCCGCCCTCGGCTTCGACGCCACCGTCGCCCCGCTCGACGCGCACGCCGGCGCCCTGCCCACCGACGCGCCCGTCGTCATCGTCGCCGCCTCCTACAACGGCCGGCCGACGGACGACGCGGCCGCCTTCACCCGGTGGGCCGAGGCGGCCGCACCGGGTGCCGCCACCGGAGTCACCTACGCCGTCCTCGGCGTCGGCGACCGCAACTGGGCCGCCACCTACCAGCGCGTGCCCACCCTCCTCGACGAGCGGCTCGCGGAGCTCGGCGCCACCCGGCTGCTGCCCCGCGCCGAGGCCGACGCCTCGGGCGATCTGACCGGCGCGATCGAGGACTTCGCCCACGCCCTGCGCCGGGCGCTCCTGGAACGGCACGGCGACCCGGCGTCGATCGGGACGGACGCCCCCGCCTCCGCCGCTGTTCAGCCCGCCTGTACCGTCACCGAGATCACCGGCGACCCGCTCACCGCACTCGCCGGCCGGCACGGCATGGTGCCCATGACGGTCACCGAGGCGTACCCCCTCACCGCACCCGCGCACCCGCGCGCCAAGCACTTCCTGAGGCTCGCCCTCCCCGACGGGGTGGAGTACCGCACGGCCGACCACCTCGCCGTGCTCCCCGCCAACGCCCCGCACCTCGTCGCCCGCGCCGCGGACCTCCTCGGCCTGGACCCGGACA
The window above is part of the Streptomyces syringium genome. Proteins encoded here:
- a CDS encoding bifunctional cytochrome P450/NADPH--P450 reductase is translated as MTHATLAQPAHALPAARVEPSGTAVPGTEPSGTGDGAVPVVDISAVGAGATPVQQAMRLARRHGPVFRRRLNGLDTLFVSSLDLVTELADEERFSKYVGPALENVREFAADGLFTAYNDEPNWGKAHDILMPAFALGSMRAYHPAMLRVARRLISSWDARLGRGTPVDVPEDMTRMTLDTIGLAGFGYDFESFAREEPHPFVGAMVRCLDWSMNALGRAPGGDHSAEDEAFRSDAAFLATVVDDVISARTAAGDDRTDDLLGLMLGAPHPVDGTTLDLANIRNQVITFLIAGHETTSGALSFALHHLLKDPVALRLAQRETDELWGDTEDPEPTFEDVGRLRWTRQVLSEALRLWPTAAAFSRQAREDTFLGGRYPLRAGQGVTVLTPLLHRDAVWGDNPELFDPTRFAPEAEAARSPHAYKPFGTGERACIGRQFALHEATMLLGLLVHRYRFIDHTGYRLRIKETLTLKPDGFTLTLARRTPADRAGVRAALPGRAAPAVRTDPGDGDERPTRARQGTGLLVLHGSNYGTCRDFARNLADEAAALGFDATVAPLDAHAGALPTDAPVVIVAASYNGRPTDDAAAFTRWAEAAAPGAATGVTYAVLGVGDRNWAATYQRVPTLLDERLAELGATRLLPRAEADASGDLTGAIEDFAHALRRALLERHGDPASIGTDAPASAAVQPACTVTEITGDPLTALAGRHGMVPMTVTEAYPLTAPAHPRAKHFLRLALPDGVEYRTADHLAVLPANAPHLVARAADLLGLDPDTVLAVRPNGPGRPGPGTLVLDRPLTVREILTHHVELQDRPTPRQLAALADRHPCPPEQAALRALSADDPRTLLDLIEDHPALRGTLGPAAVPDLLPPMRPRMYSISSSPAATGSGHLDLMVSLLRAPARSGRGEYRGTGSGYLAGLRPGDTVLARVQPCRADFRIPHGTGTPVVMVAAGTGLAPFRGAVADRRALLATGAELAPALLYFGCDAPEADFLHAAELRAAEEAGAVWLRPAFSAGPRPGGAEGIRYVQHRIAAEGEEVWALLEAGARVYVCGDGARMAPGVRAALRELYARRTGADTTACEAWLRELTAAGRYVEDVYGAS